In the Hemitrygon akajei chromosome 19, sHemAka1.3, whole genome shotgun sequence genome, GATACCTGCTGCAGATAAACTAAGAAGTTTCTCAAAAAAATACGGAATCAGTTATCCTACaatactggaaaattcactgacaaTTACACACATCTAGGTGATTATAACAAAAATACAAGCAAGTCAATGAAAAGTTAAGGgtcaagaaaattaattttatacTCGAACCCAACATtagattctgactctgattttgaaataatattaaaagtcCAACAGTGGGGGTATGGGGGTGGTGGGACACGGGGGGTTAATCATCTGTTTCTTGCAAAGAGTTTATTTTGACATGCCTGGGTGATGACATCACCCTGCAAATGCTTCTCCAGTTAAGATCAGAATGGCCTCTGCACAGCAAGGTAATAGTAGCCGACTGGCAAAGCCATCTCTGCCTATGAAGGTCAAAGGTGAGTCTGGATAGCTTGCTGCTGAGAGCAAGTTCTGGCCTATGGTAAATTGCTTCCAACAGTAGATCCCAAATTACCGATGGACTCCACCTGGCATTATTTTACAATTATTGTAGCGTTCCTTGCAATTATATTGCCTTCTACATCAGGGTAATATCTTTTGCTTTATCTTTGTATCTTATTTGGTGTACTGTTTCAAGAAGTGGTTTTTGAAGGTCCATAAAATGGGCATCAATTTATCGATCAACTCAAAAATTAGTAACAGATGACTGTAAAACAGTATCTTTAACTTTTAACTTACCACAGCTGTCTCTGGTCTATAAATAGAAAGAAAGACCTGTGCTTTCAGAAGCAAATACAGTtcaattgcggatgcattggtaatcattttccaatgttccttagattcaggatcagttcctgaggattggagaatggctaatgttatcccactttttaagaaaggagggagggagaaaacagagaactatcgacctgtcagcctgacatcggtggtgggaaagatactagagtccattattaaggatgaaatagtggcatatctagatagcagtgataggattgggccgagccagcatggacttaccaagggcaaatcatgcttgactaatctgttggagtttttcgaggatgtaaccaggaagttagacgggggagatccagtggatgtagtgttcctcgattttcagaaggcatttgataaggtcccacataggagattggtgggtaaaatcaaagctcagggcatcggggggaaggcattgacatggatagaaaactggttggcagatagaaagcaaagggtagcggtgaatgggtgtttctcggaatggcaggtggtgactagtggggtgccacagggctcggtattgggaccacagctgtttaccatttacgttaacgatttggatgaaggcatagaaaataacatcagtaaatttgctgatgatactaagctgggtggcactgtgacatgtgatgaggatgttaggagaattcagggtgacttggataggctgggtgagtgggcagatacttggcagatgacgtttaatgtgaataagtgtgaggttatccattttgggagtaagaacaggaaggcagattattatctgaacggtgtagagttgggtaagggagaaatacaaagagatctcggagtccttgttcatcagtcactgaaggtgaatgagcaagtgcagcgggcagtgaagaaggctaatggaatgttggcctttattacaaagggaattgagtacaagagcaaggaaatcctcttggatttgtacagagccctggtgagaccacacctggagtattgtgtacagttttggtctccagggttaaggaaggacatcctggctgtagaggaagtgcagcgtagattcacgaggttaattcctgggatgtctggactgtcttacgcagagaggttagagagactgggcttgtacacgctggaattaaggagattgagaggggatctgattgaaacatataagattattaagggattggacaagatagaggcaggaaatatgttccagatgctgggagagtccagtaccagagggcatggtttgagaataaggggtaggtcatttaggacagagttaaggaaaaacttcttctcccagagagttgtgggggtctggaatgcactgcctcggaaggtagtggaggccaattctctggatactttcaagaaggagctagataggtatcttatggataggggaatcaagggatatggggacaaggcaggaaccgggtattgatagtaattgatcagccatgatctcaaaatggcggtgcaggctcgaagggccgaatggtctacttctgctcctattgtctattgtctattgtctataatttcttttagcATGCATCTTCTACAATGCAGTACCAGGACAATAACATTAATTATTTCTGGTGAAATTGTTGCCTTGTGTAAACAGAATACTTTTTTCTCTCCGTATTAAGCATTTATCTTTTTGTTATCAAATATCTACAGATTTTCAGCGTTCTATGATATATGTGCATTCCTAAATGTTAAATTGCCATGTAAATTGCTTGTAAATGTAGAAGCTTGATAATAAATTGGTTAGCTAAAAATGCCACAGTAAGGCCTGTGGTTTAACAAATCCCCTAGAAATATTCTGGAAAGGTTCATTAGCAGCTGCTGCCAGTTCCCATGCATAGAGCTTGCAGAGCAAGTCATTTTTGATCGTTCAAAACTTCAAACGCTTAATCACTGAAATGACACACATAATGCACACTCCTTCCAGCAGAGGTCCCCTTGGATTTAAGAGTGAAATGTTTGAACTCCGTAACTTCTTGGAAATGTATCGACTGTAACCAAGGCTGTTGCTCTGGCGACGCACATAATCTTGTTGCAATGACAGCGCAGGAGCAAACCCAAAGCTAGTTCTGGACGGATTTAAATTGTTTCTTTATCAAATTAATTCAAAGAAATGAAAAACCTGATTGATGCTCGAAGTCAGAAATGCTGGACAGAACTTATTGACAAAGAATCTTCTACTCGGGTAGTATGGAGAGAGAAGTATTGGGATAAACAATCCATTGTTCCGGACACTACTTCTAAGAAACAGTCCAAGTTGTTCAAACTTCCCGCGAAGGATAACATTCTTCCAGCAATTCACACTCCAAAGCaacaggaagaaagaaagaaaccagTTCAGGAAACACCTGTAAAAATTGAGCCGATTCAGGAGATGCGACCAGTAACTCCTCAGATTCGAAGTCTGCTGTATGACGGCTTTACTAAGGAGCAGAAGGGCAGGCACTTGTACCTGAAAAAGAGAATGGCAAAACCCCCCGAGGAAAAATTTCACTATCCTCTTCTATCATCCTGGACATACGGCTGGAGGCTGGGTGAGTGCAGTCAGTTTGTGACCCAGTTCATCCTATTTGATCAATTCAGTCACTCATTTATCAACTTCAGAACGTAGGGTCCCCAACCCTTTCTATTTTGTGCTCTATAGAGGAGAGATGATGAAGTCAGAAATTTGTTCATGAAGCTTCGGTGTAACATAGATCTCCTCAAGTTGAGGACATTTTTGAACCTAGTAACATCTTCTTCAATGCTAGCAATGATTTTCCTATTTTTATATATAGGAGGACACAGCCTATCAATTCTGTGCTGGCACACAGAATAATCCCTTTCATATTTTCCCTTTCTATCCATCCCACTTTCCCACGAACTGCCCCCAGATTCCATCACTTGCCTAAAACATGAGAAGCAATTTTACAGAGGCCACTTAACCTCCTTAGAGGGTCTGTGGTTTACAGCAAGTGTGACTTCATCTGCAGGCTGAACAGAAACAACTTTTTAAAGCTTCTCAATCATTTTAACATAAACAAAATAAAGATTGCTGTGTGCACCTAGGATTAAGATGCATGATTAAATATCATaattttttaaaagatttttattattttggAATTCTTAGATTGTCCTCAGGCCAAGCACTTTACAAATATACAATAAGCTTATCAGGACCATGTTGGCGCAGGGCCAAGTGGTTAAgacattggtctagtgatctgaaggtcattagtttgagcctcagctaaggaaatcgggggctcgtccaggatttGAACCCagaccttgagcaaggcacttaaccacacgttgctctgtgacgacaccggtgccaagctgtatcagccctttcccttcccttggacaacatcggtggcgtggagaggggatgcttgcagcttgggcaactgccagtctccctgGAAATGTTCAAagatgcaaatccatggtctctcgagactaacggatgcctatttatctatttatcagGACCAGGGAGGTCGTTTAAAAAATGTTTAGGACTTAGTTCACTCCTACACAATGTCAAATACCATTCAACTAAATAACAATTTCTGCTCCATAAGAATACAGTCATCTGGACTTAACTTCTAATCCATTTCAAATTCTTTATAGTGACATTAGTGTATACATTTTGAAGTTAATATTATAACATCTAACTTTATTACAGCAGTGTGTACTAACAGTAATATTGATATATTGATTAATGCACCAATAATGTTGCAGCATTATCAATATTGGGGTGGTACAGTGGtaaagcagttagcataacagcagcacagtgccagtgacctgagcTCAGTTCCATCATTGTAAGGCATTAGTatcttctccccatgactgtgtgggtttcctcctggagctaagatttcctcccacattctaaagccATGGGGGTTAGTAGGTaggggtgtaattggacagtgcaggcttgttaggccagaagggccGTGCTGTAGTTCTAATAtaaatcaacctttgctttatgATAATAACTCATGAGATCAATATTTTCTTATCCTGAAGTGTGTTGGGTAATATAGAAGGGATTTCCAAGCTGACTGACTTTCAATAATGTACCTATTTTTACCTTTTCCATAAACTGCCAGGGAATAACATTAAAACCTAACCTATGGTCCATCCAAATCTGCCCAACCCCAAATATAAAGCCAGCTCCGAGCATACACCATGCATCCACTCTGTATCACAAGTCAGTAAAGCACCTACTAGAATGTGACCAGAGCAGTCTAGCAAAGTGAGCTCGAAGTCCCAATCCATCGGCAAAGCTAAcaacattgtgaaggaccccacgcacccctcatacaaactcttctccctcctgccatctggcaaaaagtaccaaagcattcgggctctcacgatcagactgtgtaacagtttcttcccccaagccatcagactcctcaatacccagagtctagactgacatctacatcattagTATTATAcgtattgaaatttgtcctctactgtgcctattgtcttgcttatataattattgtactgccctgcactgttttgtgcactttatgtggtCCTGTgcagatctgtagtctagtgcagtttttttaatgttgttttatgtagtctagtgtagccttgtgctgtctcacatagtctagtgtagttttgtgttgtttcacgtagcaccatggtcctggaggaacgttgttttgtttttaccgtgtactgtaccagcagtttatggtcaaaatgacaataaacttgacttgacttgacaccaGGACCCAAGCCCAAGGATGTACCATTTCTTTCATGTCAGgctcttcctgaacctgataCATAAGGTACCTTGATACTCTTCAGCTCAAGCTGAGATACCTCACTTAGTAAATTCTGGTAAGTGACTGGTCCCATTTTAGACATATAAATCAATGGTTTACTTTTGAAATCTAACTAACAGTCTGGACCATATGGTTGAATTTTCTTGTAAGATATGTATATAGTCATTTTCCAAACTTGGTTGCCCAGGTGATGTTATGGAGGAACTCCGGTTGCCAGCTCATGGTCGACTGAGAACTCTGAATGACACTTTCTATTCGAGAAATGGTATCTTCTACAAGCAATCTGCAACTGATGCACTTGCTCAGCTAAACTGAAGAATGGGACAGCAACTCTCCAAAGATATTTAAGTAATGCTCTActcttttgttttctcttttcaaaatgttgaaaaaatCCCACAAAGCTTCTGATTAGTGGCATTTTcagcaatatttctgtttttcatAACAAACCTTTGGTTTTTCTAAATTTCCTTACAATATACTTAGTAACACATATCCTTAGCAGGCTTCAAATGATGCAGTCTTATGGATATTCAATATCACTTATGTTTTAATATTgttaattatatatatttttaaaatcaaaaataTGTATATTCTGGGAGTTTTGGCTCACAAGAAtaagttcataaaaatgatttatCAGAACAAAATAGATTAGTATCATAAATAGCAATGACACTGTCCTTTTGTATAAGAATGGAGCAACGAAACAGTTTGCGTTGCTCACCCCTTTTGGATAAAGAATTTTAAATTGTTTTTGTGATTTGTAGAAGGAAGTGTCTTCTACACAAAATGGCTTATTAACTTAGAAGCTGCCACAAGTTGGAGACAGTGATTGAACTGAAAGTTCCTGAATTAGAAAGCCTCTAATACTAAAGGATTGTGCTCTCAGTGAGGATATTCTTTGCGAATCTGGGAGATTTTTAAGCAGATGAATCTTGAAGCTTCCATAAATTTTAATGCCTCTTCTGATCCTGTGTGGAAATCAAAAATATGGCACGGAGGAACATGTGATGATATTCCACGGGTACGTGTCAGCAGATTTGATGGACGTAAAAGGTGAGTTGTAAAATAGAGCCCAGAATATTCACTAACACAGAGTCTGAGCTCCAGCATTGTTAATGGACCTTCAGAAGTAATAGTCGGCTTGAAGTTACATAATAATCAAATTGATCAAGGAGGCATGAATAGCTTTTTTTTCAGCTATATAAAAGGGGTAGTTGAAGACTTCCAGACGTCTTTTATTCTGTAGATTGTATTAACAAAAAGTTTTTTAACTTCCTTAGAGTATCTATTTAGTTATAAGATTTTCTTTTCTATATTCTTTTGCCTTGCAGATGGAAGAAGATGGATTAATAAGTCAAAAGTAACTGGGGCTGAAAATCAAGCGTAGAGTTTAAATTGGAGAATTGCATCATCTAATTTCAGATAGGAGTAACTACATTCCTACTGATTTCTATCTCCCAATGAAGGAATGATGTTGAATCAGCCACGCCTCTCACAAGAGAGCCATGGAAACAATACAAACACCAGCAAACATTGATCTTTCCAGCTCACCTGCTGTTAAATTGTTATTAATGTCAATAACCTAATGAGTCAATAATAAATTAGTACTTAGTAATAGTAGAGATGTTGCTTTAAGTGCCCGGATATAGTGAGTCATAATAATGGACATGATTGACTTTTTACCTGTTACGTATGTTGTTAAATGATTCCGACTATTAATTATTCATGATGCAAACTGTTACATAGCATTGATAAGTCTGTTGTATCTACATGTTACTTATAAACAGAATGTTTACTTTGGTGTTGTGATTCAATAAATGGCTCTGAGCAAACCTTGTCCTGTGATCAATTGAATCAGTGAAAAGTGGCTAATCCTTTCACTGTCGTTGGCAGGTAGAGGGTCGATGGAGCAAGCACAAACACAATGACAACTGGTAAAAGTAAGATGATGTGTAAACCACTTGAGCATCATATAAAGCGGAAATGCAACTCAGATGATTTTTTTGGAGAGGAATGCTTGGCTGCTTGGCATAGAACTCAGTAGAATTATTGGCACTAAAGTGACTAATGGATATCCAGGGACACTGAgatgaaagatcagccatgaaATGATGAATGTTCTATGGATGTAATCATTAGGGCGTATTCTGGAATTGTGGAATATAGCAAATATTCATTTCAGCAGCAACCCGTCTGAATGTGGATTATAGATTGGGTTTAagatgcagctcagaacaatgaGCTGCAGACTGGGGGTGATTGCGAGCCAAGAAACACTCATTGATGTGAGAGGTCTGCATGTGCATGAATGCAGCTCAGGGACAATTGTGATTAGCATTTATTTTGGGTGTCTGGCATGCCGGTGTGAAGATTTGGGTGTTTGAAAACTATACGCAATTCAAAGGAAGATTTGCGGATACATTTTAACTATAGAATTTCCTGCTATTACCTTTGGTGTtgagcatataaaaatgtcatgtaatgtcGGATCAGGGAGCCTCTTCTTCTGAGCGTTATTCTACTTCCTTTGACATATACACATTGAATGAAATTCATTAAAATGAGTTGTGATTTCAGCCAATTATTCCAGATACAGAACTTACGCCGCAGGTAACCAGTCTGTGTTCATCTTTTTGAAATTAAAAGTGATTACATCCACTTCCAGTCTCTTTCTTTTCAATGTGGTCAACTAAATGAACTGAAGGTTATTTCTTTTAATAATTATAGAAAACTTATGTCCATAGCAAGTAAATATAATTGTTTTACATGTAATTTATTCAGAATCTCATTCAAAAGTGGAAGTGCCTA is a window encoding:
- the LOC140742105 gene encoding protein SPMIP1, encoding MKNLIDARSQKCWTELIDKESSTRVVWREKYWDKQSIVPDTTSKKQSKLFKLPAKDNILPAIHTPKQQEERKKPVQETPVKIEPIQEMRPVTPQIRSLLYDGFTKEQKGRHLYLKKRMAKPPEEKFHYPLLSSWTYGWRLGDVMEELRLPAHGRLRTLNDTFYSRNGIFYKQSATDALAQLN